A window of the Emys orbicularis isolate rEmyOrb1 chromosome 1, rEmyOrb1.hap1, whole genome shotgun sequence genome harbors these coding sequences:
- the LOC135882122 gene encoding olfactory receptor 51G2-like, giving the protein MSAVNDTNFNSAMFLLTGIPGQEDVHLWISIPFCLMYVISIVGNSIILFIIKTDASLHEPMYIFLSMLAVTDLGLSITTIPTILGIFLFNSREISLNACFAQLFFIHSLAKFESSVLLLMAFDRLIAICNPLRYAAILTPPRIAKMGLVFVLRGVATSFPYPFLLKRFRYCRDNVLSHSYCLHQDVMKMACADITVNNIYGLSVALLTMGLDSLLIFLSYVMILKTVLSIASHEECLRALNTCVSHLCAVLLFYTPDIGLAVIHRFGNSSSHLLQMVLGYFYLLVPPLINPIVYSVKSKHLRQRIIRAFVK; this is encoded by the coding sequence atgtcagctgtcaatgacaccaacTTCAACTCTGCAATGTTTCTTCTCACCGGGATTCCTGGGCAGGAAGACGTCCATCTCTGGATCTCTATCCCCTTCTGCTTAATGTATGTTATTTCGATAGTAGGAAATTCGatcattctgttcattataaaaacagatgcaAGCCttcatgagcccatgtacatcttcctttccatgttggccgTCACAGACCTTGGCTTATCGATAACCACCATACCGACAATACTGGGCATATTCTTGTTCAACTCTAGGGAGATCAGCCTAAATGCCTGTTttgcccagctgttcttcatccactcgCTTGCAAAATTTGAATCCTCCGTGCTGTTACTGATGGCCTTTGACCGCCTCAtcgcaatctgtaacccactgagaTATGCTGCCATCTTAACTCCACCAAGAATAGCCAAGATGGGATTGGTGTTTGTGCTAAGAGGGGTGGCCACTTCATTCCCATACCCCTTTCTCCTGAAACGGTTCCGATACTGTCGAGacaatgtcctctcccattcctactgcctgcACCAGGATGTCATGAAGATGGCTTGTGCGGATATCACAGTCAACAACATCTATGGCTTGTCTGTTGCACTCTTAACGATGGGGTTGGACTCGCtgctcatcttcctctcttatgtgatgatcctcaaaacagtgctgagcatcGCGTCCCACGAAGAGTGCCTGAGGGCCCTGAACACTtgcgtctcccacctctgtgccgtCCTGCTCTTCTACACACCAGACATTGGCCTGGCTGTGATACACAGATTTGGTAACAGCTCTTCTCACTTGCTTCAAATGGTCCTGGGCTATTTCTACCTGCTAGTCCCACCCCTGATAAATCCAATCGTGTACAGCGTGAAAAGCAAACATCTTCGTCAGAGGATAATCAGGGCATTTGTCAAGTGA